The proteins below come from a single Denticeps clupeoides chromosome 15, fDenClu1.1, whole genome shotgun sequence genomic window:
- the zgc:162331 gene encoding sushi domain-containing protein 3 isoform X2: MAERLKPWRFGPLCCLLWSIWGLTLVACQAEDPMLLNTVTDPPVDVRSNATEGPTSNYTGLNCISLLPPRRGSFYVEKGTGVSLGTVLAFWCREGFQLVGSEKISCTIRAGTPQWSNYLPVCEAIPRPEDRGLRVAVLASVVSGIVIVAMSVSFIICCVQERMGTEKRKRDNGGRRREKLHRTSRRSDCWLEREDGDWETFPPPKIFHLSQQMDLHYPHGGPLYVSRLGGYENRGYQRSQESLLKAPLPGLYRSESQVYPHVVLQRVPTPTAPALPSAPAAPVYLHITATPAEGATPKQAPPTYPKPAFRSPTGTPQTLWP, translated from the exons atgGCAGAGAGATTGAAACCCTGGAGGTTTGGGCCACTTTGTTGCCTCTTGTGGTCAATTTGGGGTCTGACTCTGGTGGCCTGTCAAGCTGAGGATCCCATGCTGCTTAATACAGTTACTGATCCGCCAGTGGATGTCAGGAGCAACGCAACAGAAGGACCCACCAGCAATTATACAG GTCTGAACTGCATTTCCCTTCTGCCTCCCAGACGGGGCTCTTTCTATGTAGAGAAAGGCACAGGGGTGTCCCTCGGCACAGTGCTGGCATTCTGGTGCCGCGAAGGTTTCCAGCTGGTGGGCAGTGAGAAAATCTCCTGCACCATTCGAGCAGGTACCCCGCAGTGGAGCAACTACCTTCCAGTGTGTGAGG CCATTCCGCGGCCGGAGGACCGTGGGCTCAGGGTGGCAGTGCTGGCATCAGTGGTCAGCGGCATTGTCATTGTGGCCATGTCCGTGTCCTTCATTATCTGCTGTGTGCAGGAGCGCATGGGCAcggagaagaggaagagggacaACGGGGGCAG GAGAAGAGAAAAGCTGCACCGGACATCCCGTCGCAGTGATTGTTGGCTGGAGAGAGAGGACGGTGACTGGGAGACGTTTCCTCCACCTAAAATCTTCCACCTGTCCCAGCAGATGGACCTGCACTACCCTCATGGCGGTCCCCTCTATGTGAGCCGATTAGGTGGCTATGAGAACCGGGGATATCAGAG gagtCAGGAGAGCTTGCTTAAAGCTCCCCTGCCAGGCCTGTACCGGTCAGAAAGCCAGGTGTACCCACATGTGGTGCTTCAGAGGGTGCCAACCCCTACCGCACCCGCATTGCCGAGCGCACCCGCCGCTCCTGTTTACCTGCACATCACTGCCACGCCTGCAGAGGGTGCCACCCCAAAACAAGCACCGCCTACTTATCCCAAACCTGCTTTTCGAAGTCCAACTGGCACGCCCCAGACACTCTGGCCTTAG
- the zgc:162331 gene encoding sushi domain-containing protein 3 isoform X1, translating to MAERLKPWRFGPLCCLLWSIWGLTLVACQAEDPMLLNTVTDPPVDVRSNATEGPTSNYTGLNCISLLPPRRGSFYVEKGTGVSLGTVLAFWCREGFQLVGSEKISCTIRAGTPQWSNYLPVCEAIPRPEDRGLRVAVLASVVSGIVIVAMSVSFIICCVQERMGTEKRKRDNGGSRRREKLHRTSRRSDCWLEREDGDWETFPPPKIFHLSQQMDLHYPHGGPLYVSRLGGYENRGYQRSQESLLKAPLPGLYRSESQVYPHVVLQRVPTPTAPALPSAPAAPVYLHITATPAEGATPKQAPPTYPKPAFRSPTGTPQTLWP from the exons atgGCAGAGAGATTGAAACCCTGGAGGTTTGGGCCACTTTGTTGCCTCTTGTGGTCAATTTGGGGTCTGACTCTGGTGGCCTGTCAAGCTGAGGATCCCATGCTGCTTAATACAGTTACTGATCCGCCAGTGGATGTCAGGAGCAACGCAACAGAAGGACCCACCAGCAATTATACAG GTCTGAACTGCATTTCCCTTCTGCCTCCCAGACGGGGCTCTTTCTATGTAGAGAAAGGCACAGGGGTGTCCCTCGGCACAGTGCTGGCATTCTGGTGCCGCGAAGGTTTCCAGCTGGTGGGCAGTGAGAAAATCTCCTGCACCATTCGAGCAGGTACCCCGCAGTGGAGCAACTACCTTCCAGTGTGTGAGG CCATTCCGCGGCCGGAGGACCGTGGGCTCAGGGTGGCAGTGCTGGCATCAGTGGTCAGCGGCATTGTCATTGTGGCCATGTCCGTGTCCTTCATTATCTGCTGTGTGCAGGAGCGCATGGGCAcggagaagaggaagagggacaACGGGGGCAG CAGGAGAAGAGAAAAGCTGCACCGGACATCCCGTCGCAGTGATTGTTGGCTGGAGAGAGAGGACGGTGACTGGGAGACGTTTCCTCCACCTAAAATCTTCCACCTGTCCCAGCAGATGGACCTGCACTACCCTCATGGCGGTCCCCTCTATGTGAGCCGATTAGGTGGCTATGAGAACCGGGGATATCAGAG gagtCAGGAGAGCTTGCTTAAAGCTCCCCTGCCAGGCCTGTACCGGTCAGAAAGCCAGGTGTACCCACATGTGGTGCTTCAGAGGGTGCCAACCCCTACCGCACCCGCATTGCCGAGCGCACCCGCCGCTCCTGTTTACCTGCACATCACTGCCACGCCTGCAGAGGGTGCCACCCCAAAACAAGCACCGCCTACTTATCCCAAACCTGCTTTTCGAAGTCCAACTGGCACGCCCCAGACACTCTGGCCTTAG